The sequence TTGTTTATTCATCTTAAAAATTTTTGACATTTCAATTGCTTTGATTTGATTATTGAGTTAACAATATGATTTGGTTATTTACAGGATGATGAATGTGTATACACAGTGTATGTTAAAACAGGGTCAATCATAAAAGCTGGAACAGATTCAAAGATCAGTGTTATAATAGGAGATGCCAAAGGCAGATCTGTGAATATTCCAAATCTCGAAGCATGGGGAGGTACAATGGGACCAAATTATGATTACTTCGAATGGGGTAATCTTGATATTTTTACTGGAAGAGGCCCATGTATTGATAGACCAGTATGTAGCATGAATGTAACATCTGATGGTTCAGGTTTACATCATGGATGGTATTGTGATTATATTGAAGTTACTTCAACTGGTCCTCACAAGAGATGTAGTCAGAGTATCTTTCATGTTGAGCAATGGCTTGCTAATGATGCTCCTCCTTACAGACTCTCTGCTTATCTCAATGGGTGTGCCAAGAAACCACAGGGGTTTCTTAGAAATGGACCCTTTGTTGTTAGAAACAACAAAAATGTCATTCAAGAAGTTGTCGTCTGAAGAAGGTTATGCATGTTTGAATGCAGCGTGTGGAATGAGATGCTTGAGTTCTTTGATGTGTTGTCGAATTTGATTTGGTTGTGATtctcaataaataaaaatttgtgcaATCGTTCACTTCATTTCCTTTTATTCTGTTTACAATTTACAGCAGCCTTGTAAGTTTTTCAGAATTAAATTGAGGTATGGGAAATGATATAGCTAGGTACACTTGCTTCAACAAGTTAGCGAGCTATACCATACCGGTTTAGTTTGTTTATCTTGCGCATTTTAGAAGTAAAATCTGTCATCTAGTCAATGGTGAAGCAAGCTAAAGATAGGGCCGTATCAGTAGCAGGGATGTGCAAGTCTGATCCAAGACCAAGAAAGTTGAGAGTCTTGAGACTAGAAAGTTAAATCTAACATCTGATCAGGTTGATATTTAAatttcaaaatgatttttttcCATTAAATTAATATTCTAAATTATATTATACAATTTGCAAAAAtgagattttctttttttaagtgGCATCGTGTCTCGCACTACGTgatgcaccagcagcaagcttaTCCTTCTACTGATCTGAGATTCTTGCCAACCAATATGTTCACATAATTGCTCATAGTCTTATCTGTAACAAAACATTATTGCTCATTATGTTGGGGCCGAGCTGAGGAAACAAACAGCCATTCTTTTACTATTACTACTTGGCTTAAACTTAAACTCAGTTATTGGTATCATCACCCGATGACGACTTAGTTTACTGCAAATCAAGATggtaaaagaaacaaaataaactATAATGAAGAAAAGAGGGCTCTGTCTATGTAGTATAAAgaatttttattctattttttttcctaatagaacgatagattttttttttctgagcaTATACAAATAAGTTACCACAGCGTAGGTACAAGAATTCTACAACACTGGAATAGTGTTAATATAAAAGTCTACAAATCCGTAGATCTGATCTTGATGCTGAGGATATTGTAGAACAAAAGCTAATAACAGTATGATAGGTAAAACATGAAAGAGAGATGAAACAAAAAATGATTTAAATCTTGAGTTCAGTCGTCCTTCAAGGAAGGTAGGAGTCTCTTCTTTTGCCCAACTTCAACCAACAAAGTAAGGAGTGCCTCGCATACTTGGGAGGCATCGGCTTCACCTGGATCATTGTTCATTGACGAATAAACCATCCAAGCATGATCCAATTTCCGCTTTGGACGAACCACAACCGAGCCAGGAACCTCTGCATCACGACAAGTTACAAGTCCATCGCTCTTTTCCCCATACCTAACTTGAAGAACCTGGGCACATGCAGCCATTGCAGCAGCAAGTGGCATAACAACCGGGAGTTTTGTGGATTGGCTGCTGCTGCTACCTCCCATTGAAAGAGTTGGGACCAGAGGAAGCTCCGCATGCGCAACGTGAGACATTGCTAGTATCCCAGGGGCAATTCCAGCCTCTGTGTGGAAAGAAACGACCGGGAGTTCCCTTGGTAAGTGGTTCTTCATTAGGAAGTCCTTCCGCTTTTCATATGTCAAGTCTTCTAAAGCTTGCATGTCACCCTACATCACATTAAAGGGCAAAACAGGGTGGATCAGTTCCTAACTATAATAAGTTTGCAGGCagaaatctttttttttccagCTCCTTTTCTATTCCTTGATTTTCTTTAAACAAAATCCTACCTATAGAATGTGCACTAGCATCTGTAAAAAGATTTCAACCCTTGGTGGCCTCTGGTGGGAGAAAATTGGGAACAACCAAACAAGGAGCGATACAATAGCAAGGTTCCCTTAGAACGAGAAGATTATATGTTTTCCTTAGAACGTGAAGAATATATGTTTTCccagagagagagaaagaaatggAACGGTTCAACTTTTTAAAATGAAGTGGATACCTTAATGACTTTACAGATCAGGATCTCCATAATTTTTACGAATTGCACATAATCACCAAGTTGCCCTTCTCGCAGTATATCAGAAGCTATTGGGCTACCTCCATATGGGCTTTGCGCTAATGCTAAGCCTGCAACCTTATCTTTAAGATCAGGCCAGTATATAGACAATGCTGCCGCTGCATCAACTCCACCTTTGCTGTGCCCGAGAAGCATAACACGCTTCCCAGACCCCCAATATATTTCTTCAATATAATCTTTTATCTCGCGTGCATTTTTCTCAACTGAAGCCTGATAATTTCACGTTGGAGTAAGTAGAAACACAAACAGCATGAAgcaaaataattaataaatagaTATATTGACATATAATAAACAGATTGAATAACGGGGGAACTAGTACCTCACTGTGTATCTTAGCAATATGGCAAGCCAGACCCAACTTTGAGAAAAACGTTTTGGTATTCACAAAATAAAGTGGCCCATGGTTGCTGAAAAGACCTGCCATacggaaaatatgaaggaaaaaaaatttataCAAGTACAACTAAAAGAAGTAAACGACGGCGGACCAGGGTGCGAACAAATGACATCCTTTTCATGCCTATATGCACATAAGAAATATCAAGTGTGTTCAAACATCCACCATTTTGGCCCACCACCCCCTAGTGAATTATGATGTATATGACAATTAACGGATGGAAACTTCTATATGGATGGTTAGCTTAAAAAACGATCCATCCAATATCTTAAACCGTTAACTCATCCCTATTCTTCTAGAGCCAGTTTCCTAATATGCATCCAACCGGGCTCTAAAGACCTAGACAAAAGCACTTCGCACACCTACTGAGAACTCACATGCATAGGAGCAGTGTCATATGACCGTTAAACAGACCGCTGCCTATCACACAGGAAGTCTCAGGTGGGAGAGAAGAGTCTATTTGGTGTGCGACAAATAAGGGAATAAACGTAGTAGCTTCATTCTACTATCCTGCCTGACTTGATGGCAGTCATAATGTATACCTGGAACCAATAAATAAACCATCGAGTTTGGCAATGTGTGTACGCCATGTCTGATAGACAGAGAAACAACTACAAGTCAAGAGGTTAGAAGAATGAAGAGCATAACCACTTAACGCAGATCAAATGCCATAAACTGTACCTTCCACTATCCAGAAGAATGATATCAATGTGCACACATACCTTATGTTGCCAAGCAATTCATCAAATCTCTTTGTTCCGTCTTCAACCGGTGGTAATCCTGATGCGCGCTGAAGCCAACCAATATCATCTGCTGATCCACGAACCGTCTTCCGTGCCCGGGAAATAAGACTGAAAGAAACATAAGTTTAAACATTATTCAAATGCCGAGACAAGGCAACTAGGTATTTTCAATACTTGCCATCATAATGTACAGGTCAATAACATGTTAGGCTACCAACAAAATTGATCATTCAACAAAAATTTCACTCAGGCATTATGGAAACCGCAAGTCAGAGTCTACATACCCTTGGAACATGGATAATCCGTTAAAACCAGTCTGAGTTGATACCGTATTTTGTGTAGTTTCCTCGGATGTATGTGTAGGTGACCCTCTTATTGGCACATCATGTACAGATGGAGCAGCAGTAGTCGTTAAAGAATTTGTTGAACATCTCCCATACGAAGATTCACCATCGGTAGACGATGATCTGCTGGTACCAAATGAAAGTGTTGCTAGTTCCTGGGCATTCACTCTACTCATTGGTTCTTCTGCAATGAAAGCATGCAgtataaacaaaacaaaataaatgcaGCGAAAACACGATAAAAATCTTGCATGATGAAAAGGTTTTCCAAACCGATAATAGTCTGAGCAACGAAATGTAAAGAAAAGAAACTAACGAGCAGATTCAGTGAAGCATCTAGTCAAATATGAAGTTGTTTGGGAGAGATATGAAGCAGCTTCGTTGAGGGCTGGGACAGAAGTAAATAACTGAGGGATAAGCCCTTCATTTCTGAAACCATCATTTGGTGCCTGCCACAATAACAAATCATGGAAAAACCTGGAACTGGTTAGATAGATAAGAGATATAGACATAACATCTGAAAATAATCATGATACCATTATTTTTCCTTCTATAATAGAAGTGTAAGGCGTGTTCCATTAATAAGTACAACAGATGCAAGTTTGCCAAGTCGAAAAGCACAATGGAAGagtatattttcttttcttcaagGTACTAGTAGAAGAGTTAAAACAACAAACTTCTGTTGAGAGACGACTTCAAAAAATCAAATTTACATGAACTTTCCCAACAATATTTTGTATGTGACGGGTTAAAGGTTTAACTCCTAGGTCAGCAGTAGTGCACTACCTGCATTTTGATGTTTTCTAATTTACTTTGCAGCTTTCGGCACTGTCCTTTTCCAGTAATGTTCAGCTTATGGGTGCTGATTCTCATTTACAAATAGCTAAATCGATCTACCAATGCTTTCCGCAACTTTCAAAAATAAGTGGAATGGCCCAAAAGGGCGTCGTACTCAAGGAAGATTAATCTAGGTACAACTGTACAAGAGACATCTCAAGTTACTTCAACTACTGTGCTCATCAAAAACACCTAAAATATGATTTATATTTGAATGTCAAGCTAACTGATGAAAAGAACATTATACTCTTGTTTCATGCCTGCAACAGAATGGTTTGCAATGGACTGATTAAATATAGGATCCATAATATGGCGAATGAGacacaatattgttaaaattattcAATAGAAATACTTGACACCAACTAAGGTAATCAAGCTGATGATTTATGTCTCATACTGTCATACATACTAACCTATAAAGCTCGAAAGGATTCCTAACATTATGACATCAGGTCTTATGGTTCTATCCAACCTACAAAGCTGCCAATTCTTACCACAAAAATGACCATTTGTGCAGCATTATACTTTAAGATGAAAGTATCAAAATGTTAATAAATTTCAAGGAAACAATCCCTATACTTTAATGGTCCTTACCACCAAAGATGTACGTGATTCTCCAGAGTTCGGGTCCCCAGTTTCCATCGCCCAACTGAATtctaaaaaacatgaaaaaggaGGCAGTAGTTAGATGATGAATCGGCTCAAAATTCTGAAGTACAAACACATTTTTAAATATGTAACAAGCAGGAAATGCCAAACAAGTGCAACTTAATTGTTGTCCTAATAATAGAAGTACATAACCCAAGCATAGGAATAACAATAACTCATTTAGACATATAGCCTGATTTTAAATATGTAACAAGCAGGAAATACCAAACAAGTGCAACTTAATTGTCGTCCTAATAATAGAAGCATATAATTCTGAAGTACAAACACATTTTTAAATATGTAACAAGCAGGAAATACCAAACAAGTGCAACTTAATTGTCGTCCTAATAATAGAAGTATATAACCCAAGCATAGGAATAACAATAACTCATTTAGACATTAGCCTGATTTTCAGTTAACTTCTATACCAAACATCGCACCCAACAAATTTCAACTATAAATTTTACTTCTGGTTCGTCCAACCAGGCCACTTGATTTCCTTTACTCTACCATCACCCAAAATCCACAAGCTCTGCAGAACAAACAGCTGCCAGTGCACTCTTTTCACTTCTATACATGGGAACACTTCGAAACTGGCTCTTCGTACTAGTCAATTGATTGCTTGATATTCATTACCATTAAATTTGATTATGCAACATTAAAGATATATTGGTCCAAGACCCACATTCTTTCTTATATAAATTTCATAGAGACAGTAAAGTAAATTGTTTTCCGAGTAGGTCCTCTATATCAGCTTCAAAACAGTGTAGTCGCTCTTACAAATGCCAAGGCAACACTATCTAGTATTTTAGCTTTATTTTCTAAGCTCAGAAATAATCATCTGCATTTTTTTAAGCACTGCCCAATTAACAGAAGTCACAAGTCATCAATAATCAAGGTATTACAAGAAATCACTACATCAAGTATAATCCAAAAATCCATACAGAAATTCAAAACCCTCAATCATCGTGTTTTACAAGATTTGTTATTTTAGAGGTAACAGTGTCAATTCAAATATATTACGAAGTACACTAATAAATATCTTCTTGATATTAGATTCATACAGTTATCACCGAAAGGAATTGCCCCTTTCTTAAATCATCAATATTAATAAAAAGGACAAAATATCGTAAATTTCCACCAATTCGTTCACATGATTTGAAATAATCGCTAGtaacaaaaattcaaaattacGCAAATTTAAACGATATCAGTTCCAGATAAGTCGAGAAAACTTACTTTAATTCCAATTGCCCTTGGTTACAAAAGAGtattagaaaaccctaattaagaCACTCTCTGTTTCTTTTTTCAAGGTGAAATCAAGCTTGAACAATGAAATTAGAATAAAACCAATTAGGTCTTTTGGAGGGGATTTATTTTTTTCAGTTTGGGGAAAATATAAATACTTCGCTTTTCTACTTAACGGCCAAGGGATAACGACTAAATATGACCGGGAAACTGGTTAGGCCTTTTGCTTTTCTCTACTGAAGTCGAGTCCGTGAAACCAACAGACAATTTCTCACCACGATGTTCTCGATTTTGTTGACCCACATTTACACCGATTCATTTCGCCGCGTGGTCGACATGCAATGATATATTTCCGCTATCTTGCTCagctacagtttttttttttttttttttggaaaagaggCTAAACCTCAATACATATGTTGATAGAGCGGATTTAGGAGATCGGAGACCTTACAACAATTCTTCAAGATCACAAAGTAGTCATACAATTTATAGTATCTCCACCGATGCTTACCTAATAATTCTATTCCTTCAGGACTAAGAACAAATTCAGAAGACTTTCTCTCTCGCAAAGAAGGGGAACCAACAACTCGGACTCaactagttttgaaaacaaatctAGTATGTACCAATGCACAAAGCAAAGACTGGATCAAATCCAACCCACTGTTCTTCAGGACATGTAAATAACATGAACTGGAGTTTTTTAAATTTAGATTGCCCAATGGGTAACAAAGACCCAATTAGCAGTACAAGTGGTAGTCTGAATGGGTCTTTAAGTGTCTGGATCGGAACAAATCGGGCTGACTCTGTAGCAGGTAGAAGAACTCCAAGGTGATCTTGGTCTTTTTTTCTTTCCTGTCTTTGTTTTCATCGTAGAACAAACAACAAGCCTAGAAATAAGATTACAAATTACAGGGACTAAAAACGGAAATGTAAAAATTATCATAATCCTAGATCTAACATCCATAAACATGGATCTAAACTTTGCTAGTTCGTTCAAACAAACTAAGAACTTTAGATCACAAGCAGATAAAACAAGATTACAATCTAAAATCCGACTAACACCCCAAAGAGAAAATAACCCCAAGTTATACTGGTTAGGAGTAGGAGATGCCGAAAGTACCACCGATGTATTTATTGTTCCATTTTGCTCGTAGATTTGCCCAGAAGGAGGAGACAACATATTCTGATTTCTTTGTTGTGATAGAAAAAACATATTCTAATTGATGCTCCCTCCAGCAAGCACAAGTCCGAGCAGAAAAACATGAAAACAACTTAAAATCAGTAGTGAAACTAAAACCGTAAAGGTTACTAAATctaaattaattaattacaataaCGAGATCAATAGAACCTAGAGTGATTGATGATGATCGATCTGAGCAGAAAAAAGTTCAAGCGCCTGGTGTTTTCGTTGAGTGAAAATTTTTCTAgatgaaagagaaaaaaatacatTGCTACGGTACTTAGTAAGATAGGTGAAAGATACTACGCGTTTATTTGGTTACTAGATGACGGTGCAAGTGCAACGGCTGTGTCCGACGGAAGACTGGATTTTTTGCAATAATTTTTCGGTTTTTTTCAAATTTATCGGTCATTTAAAGTTATCATACTCAATTATGAGTAAATTACGATTAGTATTTAGTGTAATCGAAAGATTTTGATTGCAATTCGAAGAAATTTAAGGTAGACTTGAATGAATTTGAAAATCAAGAAAATAAATAGTTGTTAAGTTGTTTGTGATATTTTCAGGATTTTATGCAACTATATCAAACTCTTTTTTTCATTCTTAAGACCAAGTTTTATGGGCTAGATTTGGCTGTTAGATTAACCAAAAAGCGTTGCACCAATGTATTAAAGACCTCAGTATACATATTTGGAACTACTCTTACGTAAGGaggtgtgttagagcactgctcggtcgaactcgcaggcgttgctatctcaagctttgtcaagtttagttaccaaaagtgtaagtcttgatttctagtctacttatagttaagtctcggactagaatagaaagtgtagttgagctctagactccacgacgttcatcatacaaagacgaagaactactcaaggaactggtggaacttcatcgactaaaaggtatgtggagacttgaacttatctatcactcaaaagtctatctactttatctcctatcttgagacaaaagtcgtattgctatatagactttgattatacacatttgctatttcgagccgagtttatctagcttatctATTTctgaaaatatgtgttggtaagctttcggtttggctaagttcatctttattagtggcgaaagtcatattagtttcaatcacttgaaaatcgctttgacgaaaaataatttgtgaacaacaactatataacgttctctaagaatgtttcaacgattgaaatgagagtttagaatatgtaaccatctttggatataagcatatagtgcgttcacacattagtgtataagtccaaaaccgggaaccaaatgtatgcatacttgtgtgtatcctaaatggttgatggagactgggtaagtatgcgtacccgaacgcatactggcggaagttcatgaccgtgaatttctgctgaggttggaaatcaaaaacaactcaatccggttaccaaagtatgcgtacccgtacgcatactggcggaaagttcacgtccccgaatttctgctgagtttgaaaaccaaaacaaactcaaatctggttacttaagtacgcatacccgtactcatacttaagtgtgttactttataaaattggtttgttcatgaaccaaaatatttatatattaaagaattcaatttgcaaatcgtggctataatgttcatgaatcgattcaagtgaatcaaaaccaattttgcttcgattgtgttttgtatacttctataagatctacgcaattgaacaactctctagctagttcttttgagtcatttgaactagttatagtgaagatgaatatggttggtatgaaagtgctcatatggataaccatttggttaactaatgttgaaccaactaggtgtacacgtttaggtacggttacacaaacctaaatgaacgtgcatttcatttgtgtataacaagctaagttcgatctaacggttgaaagatattagattaaatctaatcaggttttcatctaacggtgaatattgaatgttttgttaccaaggtagcattgattgcaaaccctgatttgaagactatataaaggagaactctaacaactgggaaacctaattcccacacctcttgtgtgatactagttgtataagctagagtcaattctcctttaaccttaggtttattctcgagaccctgtaggttaacgacttgaatacttcattgggattgtgaagccagacccaactatcttctttgtagttgtgtgatctgatcttgctgtttctatcgtattgagtacaattgtaagattggctcgagattaatttctccgataggcaagatagaaaagtagtcacaaacatcttcatctcatcgtttgtgattccacaatatctagttccgccatcatatgatttagattattgtgaggtgattgataattctaggatgttcttcgggaatataagtccgggttatcgattggttcctgttcaccttgatttatcaaaagacggaacaacactcgtaggtatttctgtgggagacagatttatctattactgaagacttttctgtgtgatacagatttgtttattaaagtcttcgactttgggtcgtagcaactcttagttgtgggtgagatcagctaagggaatcaagtgcgtagtatcctgctgggatcagagacgtaaggagcgcaagtgtaccttggatcagtgtgagattgattggggttcaactgcagtccagaccgaaagttagtttgtagtaggctagtgtctatagcggcttaatacagtatgtgttcaatctggactaggtcccgaggtttttctgcatttgcggtttcctcgttaacaaaacttctggtgtctgtgttatttcttttccgcattatattttgttatataattgaaatatcacaggttgtgtgttgaatcaatcaattgggaaatccgacctttggttgttgattggaattgattgatccttgaatattggtctttggtaccgttcaagttaatttatcttgtatttaattagactcaaaaaaatttatttgcttgagtaagtattgaatcgagaaattgagatataactctttgatatacttttattaatattgagtctgactatctagttgattctcttaaaagtatattggagttagtccatacagattgctaagcgaattattgggtgaggttgttagacccccactttttcaattggtatcagagcaggcaaacacgtttaagaccttataagtatgtgtttgtagcgatatgactctatggatggcagtaatatctctgataaacgcgtcaccagaaataaaagttatgtttcaacaatgtctattaaagagaaagatttgtcaatctcaaatatagatgaacctagtgTTCTGACGAAACAGActgacactgacatgtgttatcctgattacccttcaaaagagtctgtcTCCAATGAAAGGGAAACAACTTAAGAGACTGAACTGAttataaaacttgttagaatccaaactgatagatttaatcggttgaaaaacaatgtcaTGTTCTTCTCGGTATAATAAGAGACTGTGATTCCAAAAaagctgaagatcagtcttcacataccctaCTTGAGGCAagtctcaaaaaggatgctttggaaattgaacatctcctGAATAAACTCTCGATTCAAGCATGTTCCAAAAAGTCCTCTATATCATCAACTTCCATTGCAACTGAGAAAGTTCCAATTCCATAAGTAAAATCGGAATTCCCTtctattggaaaagatgtgcctaTAGCCTCTTCTAATAAAGGATGtttcacatcacatggaaggaagaaatctccaaacgatgaTGTTAAGACGGTACCTTCTAATCACTCTTATGATCAGAatgtatgtctcttttgtgattcaaaagggcatgtTAAGCAAAAGacaaactctaggttgaataacaattccattgttcgacttgaacacaccttagacttaatcctcaaaggtgtaaatgacattcatatgtctaaaccaattggtttcagtactcaccctgtatattctaccaggaaagtcagttctaaGAGTTCCTCAAATGATCAGAAGCATAACAAGCGTCTCAACAAAAATCGTCTACGAAGAGATCATGAATTTTCTTCTGTCAAAAAGGGAGATAACTTTGCTTTTGACGTGAACAAAATGTCAGGAGAAGGGatcaaaaatgatgatatgagaaataacctaaaAGTgttaattgaaggttataaagaaatcatcaacaggctgtcaacCGCCTCTAGTTagaattcttctggtaagaactccaactatgtcttatattttgatgacagtaagttttatgataatttttcacgtcAAAAGAGATTCTTTCATAGacttaaaaggaaaaagaaactcaaccatgaacttcgttcatttaatgagctgagagttgattcttgtgctaattaatcacaagggttgagaacttactcataaaaatcatgttgggtaagttgtgttaataatcaggtataatTCTGTCAAAATTGTCttctgtttagttgagctattttcttatcgtttatAGATAAACTATTGTCTGTAAACAACTTTGCTTAAGTATTGGTTGTGTCTGATGttgttcatcttttgtttttgttgcaacTTTGTTGCCTTCTACTtgtgtgctctaaattttttctctatggagatataaaatttattgagccaaaattcTTGTGATAATTTTCACATAGTAGAAATTCTGTCTTgtcgtaaaaaaaaaaacaacgaccGGTTGCGTACCTATGTTGTTGGGTCAAGTTGTGTTCGTATGAGTATCAGTGTTACTGTCATGAAtcaattcttagaaaccctaagagttaccttccctaagaaaccatttaaataccaaaacccttgagtcacgtacgcatactctgggatATTGTGTGGTTTGTCAAGGATGTCTTCTTCTAACCCTAGCGgttttgcaaaaggttttcttgacaaaggtattggtttcgagtccaagggaaggaagaaaagaaccctagtagaagatgatcatcctaatgcctcatgttactattcTTATACACATCACGATGTTGAGAacgaggatatggtttctgctgaagcggttcatgattttcttaaatattttgaggtaGCAAAACTGaagctcgttgatactttgaagagtcttaatgtgttaagaactgagttgaaaaaggttacttctgaccttgaTCTCAttaagacacatgttaaagagcttctcaatgaggatatcttctctgaagatgcactGGATGCTGTTAATCACAAGATCAAAGTCCTtaaggctcgtgaggattccgaAACGTCTATGTGGTTTTAATTCGTGTTCGGTTTTGGTGGTTTAAGAGTTTTTCCTTGTTCTTTAGAGCTGTGTTTATA comes from Papaver somniferum cultivar HN1 chromosome 7, ASM357369v1, whole genome shotgun sequence and encodes:
- the LOC113297201 gene encoding uncharacterized protein LOC113297201 isoform X2, whose amino-acid sequence is METGDPNSGESRTSLVAPNDGFRNEGLIPQLFTSVPALNEAASYLSQTTSYLTRCFTESAQPMSRVNAQELATLSFGTSRSSSTDGESSYGRCSTNSLTTTAAPSVHDVPIRGSPTHTSEETTQNTVSTQTGFNGLSMFQGLISRARKTVRGSADDIGWLQRASGLPPVEDGTKRFDELLGNIRHGVHTLPNSMVYLLVPGLFSNHGPLYFVNTKTFFSKLGLACHIAKIHSEASVEKNAREIKDYIEEIYWGSGKRVMLLGHSKGGVDAAAALSIYWPDLKDKVAGLALAQSPYGGSPIASDILREGQLGDYVQFVKIMEILICKVIKGDMQALEDLTYEKRKDFLMKNHLPRELPVVSFHTEAGIAPGILAMSHVAHAELPLVPTLSMGGSSSSQSTKLPVVMPLAAAMAACAQVLQVRYGEKSDGLVTCRDAEVPGSVVVRPKRKLDHAWMVYSSMNNDPGEADASQVCEALLTLLVEVGQKKRLLPSLKDD
- the LOC113297201 gene encoding uncharacterized protein LOC113297201 isoform X1, which codes for METGDPNSGESRTSLVAPNDGFRNEGLIPQLFTSVPALNEAASYLSQTTSYLTRCFTESAQEPMSRVNAQELATLSFGTSRSSSTDGESSYGRCSTNSLTTTAAPSVHDVPIRGSPTHTSEETTQNTVSTQTGFNGLSMFQGLISRARKTVRGSADDIGWLQRASGLPPVEDGTKRFDELLGNIRHGVHTLPNSMVYLLVPGLFSNHGPLYFVNTKTFFSKLGLACHIAKIHSEASVEKNAREIKDYIEEIYWGSGKRVMLLGHSKGGVDAAAALSIYWPDLKDKVAGLALAQSPYGGSPIASDILREGQLGDYVQFVKIMEILICKVIKGDMQALEDLTYEKRKDFLMKNHLPRELPVVSFHTEAGIAPGILAMSHVAHAELPLVPTLSMGGSSSSQSTKLPVVMPLAAAMAACAQVLQVRYGEKSDGLVTCRDAEVPGSVVVRPKRKLDHAWMVYSSMNNDPGEADASQVCEALLTLLVEVGQKKRLLPSLKDD
- the LOC113297200 gene encoding PLAT domain-containing protein 3-like, whose translation is MKRSIYSVILLVSLFFVSDTNGASNSDDECVYTVYVKTGSIIKAGTDSKISVIIGDAKGRSVNIPNLEAWGGTMGPNYDYFEWGNLDIFTGRGPCIDRPVCSMNVTSDGSGLHHGWYCDYIEVTSTGPHKRCSQSIFHVEQWLANDAPPYRLSAYLNGCAKKPQGFLRNGPFVVRNNKNVIQEVVV